In Luteolibacter rhizosphaerae, one genomic interval encodes:
- a CDS encoding DUF6714 family protein encodes MHSSFIPYSQLQSCGYDLSTPDAARFVEMCKRVEALLASIATEFREVPAPRITLHVARAYDDEWGVSKERGEELKAKDFETSWQEVSDSKIEDFQEYFTFSDSEGWRFYLPAFMCHFLRDFPNGAFVAVCTAVRRPGDRLELLTEGQRRCVDEFRELCDSHHIWSP; translated from the coding sequence ATGCACTCCTCCTTCATTCCATACAGCCAACTCCAATCCTGCGGGTATGACCTGTCGACGCCTGATGCGGCTAGGTTTGTCGAGATGTGCAAGCGAGTTGAGGCTCTGTTGGCCAGCATCGCCACGGAGTTTCGCGAAGTTCCAGCTCCTCGCATTACGCTTCACGTTGCCCGGGCATATGATGATGAGTGGGGCGTTTCCAAAGAGCGCGGAGAAGAACTTAAGGCTAAGGATTTCGAGACTTCTTGGCAGGAGGTTTCCGATTCCAAGATCGAGGATTTCCAAGAGTATTTCACGTTCTCCGATTCTGAAGGTTGGCGATTCTATCTGCCTGCCTTCATGTGTCATTTTCTTCGCGACTTTCCGAACGGAGCCTTTGTCGCGGTCTGCACCGCCGTAAGACGACCGGGTGATCGACTGGAACTGCTGACAGAAGGGCAGCGGCGATGTGTCGACGAGTTCAGAGAACTATGCGATTCTCACCACATCTGGTCCCCATGA
- a CDS encoding DUF4259 domain-containing protein, translating to MGAWGPHSFENDRALDWLGDYLDSPSDDRLRATFDPPSRGKPPGLIAKLFGGQAKSSAVPPDEEQVLAAAEVIAAMRGHPLADAPDGFARLTLRPPPDDLVSAAIRGVDLILDESSELNSLWRGADDFSTAHRGGLPPEEDSEDYLAWLAGLRDLRERLTRP from the coding sequence ATGGGAGCATGGGGACCACACAGTTTTGAGAATGACCGGGCCTTGGATTGGCTTGGCGATTACCTCGACAGTCCCTCGGACGATAGGCTGCGTGCCACATTTGATCCGCCGTCGAGGGGAAAGCCTCCAGGGCTCATCGCCAAACTCTTTGGGGGCCAGGCCAAGTCGTCAGCGGTTCCCCCGGATGAAGAGCAGGTATTGGCTGCGGCAGAGGTCATTGCTGCGATGCGGGGACATCCGCTGGCCGATGCGCCGGATGGTTTTGCACGTCTGACACTTCGCCCGCCACCAGACGACCTTGTGAGTGCGGCCATTCGAGGAGTTGACTTGATACTCGACGAATCGTCCGAGTTGAATTCGCTGTGGCGTGGAGCCGACGACTTCTCGACGGCGCACAGGGGAGGTCTGCCGCCTGAGGAGGATTCCGAGGACTATTTGGCTTGGCTTGCTGGCCTTAGGGATCTTCGTGAGCGACTGACCCGGCCATGA